In a genomic window of Zingiber officinale cultivar Zhangliang chromosome 9B, Zo_v1.1, whole genome shotgun sequence:
- the LOC122024325 gene encoding actin-related protein 6-like isoform X3 yields MSKGSVVVIDNGAGLCKAGFGGDRDPVAIVPNCVAKSPASKKWLVADELRAADTDVTSVSLRRPFDRGYLVNPELQREVWDRVIRTLLRVDPNHSSLLLVEPLFNPPSVQRVTDEIVFEDFGFRSLCVADSPSLVHLFEASRGHSHCHQTQCSLVVDCGFSFTHAAPVLQNFTLNYAVKRLDLGGKVLTNYLKELVSYRSVNVMDETLIIDHAKEKLCFVSLDVSRDLRLARRSGKQNPFKCTYVLPDGIEHTKGYVKDFDEAQRYLSLPYETLPTVSGQKEELTLSPSNLEKPEQRMKVDLLQNEFTLTNERFLVPEMLFHPADLGMNQAGLAECIVRAVNSCHPLLHPVLYESPVAAFY; encoded by the exons ATGTCCAAAGGGAGCGTGGTGGTCATCGACAATGGGGCGGGGCTGTGCAAGGCGGGTTTTGGCGGAGATAGGGATCCCGTGGCCATCGTCCCCAACTGCGTCGCAAAGTCTCCTGCCTCCAAGAAATGGCTGGTGGCGGACGAACTCCGCGCCGCCGACACCGACGTCACTTCCGTGTCCCTCCGGCGGCCCTTCGATCGCGGCTACCTCGTCAATCCGGAGCTCCAGAGGGAGGTGTGGGACAGAGTGATCCGAACCCTCCTTCGCGTCGACCCTAACCATTCATCGCTCCTCCTGGTGGAGCCTCTCTTCAACCCTCCTTCTGTCCAGCGCGTCACCGATGAGATCGTGTTCGAGGATTTCGGCTTCCGCTCACTCTGCGTCGCCGATTCCCCCTCCCTCGTCCACCTCTTCGAGGCGAGTCGCGGCCACTCCCACTGTCATCAGACTCAATGCAGCCTCGTGGTCGACTGCGGCTTCTCCTTCACCCACGCCGCCCCCGTGCTCCAAAACTTCACGCTCAACTACGCGGTCAAGCGCCTCGACCTCGGTGGCAAGGTCCTCACCAACTACCTCAAGGAGTTAGTCTCGTACCGCTCCGTCAACGTCATGGATGAGACCCTCATCATTGACCACGCCAAAGAGAAGCTCTGCTTCGTCTCTCTCGATGTGTCACGGGATCTCCGCCTTGCAAG GAGAAGTGGAAAACAGAACCCATTCAAGTGCACATATGTTCTCCCTGATGGTATTGAACATACTAAAGGCTATGTCAAAGACTTTGATGAAGCACAGAGGTACCTTTCTCTGCCGTATGAGACATTGCCCACAGTTTCAGGACAAAAGGAAGAGCTGACACTCTCACCCTCCAATTTGGAAAAACCAGAACAGAGGATGAAAGTTGATTTGTTGCAAAAT GAATTTACCCTGACAAATGAACGCTTCCTTGTGCCTGAGATGCTATTCCATCCTGCTGATTTAG